CAAGAATCAGCATTGAAGTAAAACTGTCGGGATGCCCCTCTCCCAGAGCTTTTTTCCGTAGCCTCAATACATCTTTAAGAATGGGATCGGCTTTATCATACTGATCTGACAAATAATAGAGTACTCCGAGATTGCTGTAAACAGTCAGATACTCTGAATGTTCCTCACCGAACACCTCTTTTAAATACTTCAAGGACTCCATCAAAAGCGGTTCAGCTTTTGTATAATTGCCCGTCATTGCATAATACTGGGCAAGATTTTGTCTGGTGGTTGCTATCAGATGATGTTTTTCACCATATGCTTTTTTATACACCTGCAATACTTCGAGTAAAAGTGGCTCAATTTTCTCCGTTTTCTTTGTGGAATAATATAAAGAAGCGAGATTATTGAGGGATTGCGCATATTGTGGATGAGAGGTGCCTAAAACTTTTTTATAAATCTCGATAGCCTTTAGAAGAAGTGGCTCTGCCTTGCTAAAGTTACCCATGTTATTGTAAAGCACACCGAGGTTCATTATGCCTGTTGCATATTCTTCACTCGATTCACCAGGATTTTTTTTCTTTATCTGAACTGCACGGGAGAGATAAAATTCCGCTTTGTTGTAATTTCCCAAATAGTAATAAAGCATCCCGATTCCATTGAAGGGGTCTGCAAGATTAACATCTTCTTCACCAAAAGCCTTCTTGAAAATACCAATCACTTCCAGATAGAGTGGTTCGGCGTTTGAATAATTTCCCATGTCTCTGTATAAAGTCGCGAGATTATTTAGACTTCCACCGTAATATGGATGCTCTTCACCGTAAACAGCTTTGTAAATATCTGAAGCTTTTAATAAAAGAGTCTCACTCTTACTAAAATCCTTTTGGATAAAGTAAAGTGTCGCGAGATTTGTCAGTGCCTTCCCATACTCGGAACTTTCCTCTCCATAGATATCCTCGTTTATTTGAATCGCCTTAAGAAGCAGTTCCTCGGCTTCTTTGACCCTACCCAGTGCCTGCCATGCCTGAGCAAGAGTGCTTATTATTGTCGCATAAATCGCGTCATCACCTTCGGAATAGCTGTTCATTCCTTTCTCGAGTAATGTCGCCGCTTTTGCAAAATTTGAAGAAGCATTATATGAAAAAGCAGCTACCAGAATTGCATAGTAGTATTCGGGAACAAGGTCGTCGTCTTCCTCAAAAATCGCAATTGCCTTCTCAGCATTTATCAATGCATTCTTGAAGTCGTTCGATTTGTAAAATTCGTATGCAGTATTGTAATACTCCTCCCCCGTCTGTGAAAAAAGTGGAACCGACAAAAGGAGAAATGACAAAAAGAAAATTTTAGTTTTCATGATACTGTCTGTTTTTTTAAAGTCTTTTTCACAACCGTTTTTTACGGATTGTGATTTTAAATGTGGATATTTTTTCATCCTGCAGGACATCAAGCGTTCCTCTGCTCATAAATCCGTCATCCATTTTCATTATCTCTTCAAGAATGGAATTGTTGCCGCCATAGTTACCCGGATCATCACCTGCAGAGCGCATGAAAGCATACCTGAGGTCAAGTGGCTGAAGAGTAAAAATAATTTTAATGGTCTCCGATGTGTAGTTGAAAGGAGACTTGTTTCTGAATCGATATACAAAATTTGGTATAACAAATTCTTCTCCCGGCTCGATGAAGTAATTTGCAGGGCTCTCGTTTTTTTTCAGCCATGGAATCAACAGCATTATTCTGGAATCCTCTTCGATACTGACGATGTTAAAAAACGCTTTCCTTTCTCCCGTATTCCTGATTTTTATCATGAAATAATTATCGTCACCCACAGTCAACACCCCGTCTTTGAAATAATCTTTAATCTGAAGTGTATCGGTAACTTTTCTTTTATCCTTGTCGAACCTTACCGGAATCAGTTCCATCCCGGGTGTGATATCGGGATAGTTGAAATTCATCGATTCAAATAGGCGAGCTTTGGTGAAATTCCGGATCACTTGCTTCAGCCTGGCTTCATCTTTTGTTTCATCAAGCAGGACAGTGCCCGTACCGGTTGAGACTACTTTAAAGAGCCCCGGAGTTTCTGATTTTTCTATTGACAAATCACCTGCATCCTTTTTGTCAACAATTTTGGCGAGTTTGAATTTCTTCACATCTTCGAGAAAACCTTTTGGAAGAATTTGCAACACATCCCCTTTTATCGCAATTTTTACTGTGTCCAGGGGAAGTGAAGCCTCCCGCAACCAGCACCAGACAGCCTGTGGTGTCAGATCGCCGGGAAGTTTTTGAAGCTTCACTATCGATGTAAGGGAGCCTGAAGAAACAACCTCACCGGTAAAATAAAGCATCTGCCCCGTGGTATCGGTCATTCCTGCCTTGTAAAAAGCAATTTTTGACGATGGATATATGCCGGCGATCTTTCCACCCGAGAGGAGAGCAAGTTTTTTTTCATGATCAAATTCCAGTACATTGAAATATTCAGGAGCCACTGTCAATCCTTCTCCAAAAACGGGGAGGTCGATTCCTTCCCCTTCTGCAACAGG
This Bacteroidota bacterium DNA region includes the following protein-coding sequences:
- a CDS encoding caspase family protein, with amino-acid sequence MKNFFVIVSFSLALSFTFPVEAQVSQGRKCLIVAIGDYKYLKRISSENDIPLIKSALEKQGFKDFRILENSQATKKNILAELTRLEKDTKAGDMVVIHFSAHGQGIPDDNGDEPDGVDESICCYGAEQYLSDTYRGEEHIRDDLLGEKLDKIREKAGEKGQVLVLLDACFSGSGTRGEGKVSRGIGNLLIKKGSVVEKAIKDGLTFGEKDLTKGNGKLSPMTVLSAARADELNYEYLDQGSLSYAFNKALTSNTGKEVSYRSLFAGIISTMSTIVPYQNPVAEGEGIDLPVFGEGLTVAPEYFNVLEFDHEKKLALLSGGKIAGIYPSSKIAFYKAGMTDTTGQMLYFTGEVVSSGSLTSIVKLQKLPGDLTPQAVWCWLREASLPLDTVKIAIKGDVLQILPKGFLEDVKKFKLAKIVDKKDAGDLSIEKSETPGLFKVVSTGTGTVLLDETKDEARLKQVIRNFTKARLFESMNFNYPDITPGMELIPVRFDKDKRKVTDTLQIKDYFKDGVLTVGDDNYFMIKIRNTGERKAFFNIVSIEEDSRIMLLIPWLKKNESPANYFIEPGEEFVIPNFVYRFRNKSPFNYTSETIKIIFTLQPLDLRYAFMRSAGDDPGNYGGNNSILEEIMKMDDGFMSRGTLDVLQDEKISTFKITIRKKRL